From the Pseudomonadota bacterium genome, one window contains:
- the mraZ gene encoding division/cell wall cluster transcriptional repressor MraZ — translation MSESVLKRPVNHFRGRSDHALDGKGRLNIATRFREVLNVQYDERLMITPWKNCLKAYPVTQWEAMEMALRAEGKKQPAMINLIRYMIGGVVECSLDKQGRILLPPKLREDCRIQREVVVNGMITYFEIWDKETWEVENKPTEDNFQNFEQTLLELGLF, via the coding sequence ATGAGTGAAAGTGTTCTTAAGAGACCTGTAAATCATTTCCGTGGACGTTCGGATCACGCCCTTGATGGTAAGGGGCGGCTGAATATTGCCACCCGGTTCCGTGAGGTGTTGAACGTCCAGTACGATGAGCGGCTCATGATTACCCCCTGGAAGAACTGCCTGAAAGCCTATCCGGTGACTCAATGGGAAGCCATGGAGATGGCCCTGCGCGCTGAGGGCAAGAAGCAGCCGGCGATGATAAATCTGATCAGGTATATGATCGGCGGCGTTGTTGAATGCTCATTGGACAAACAGGGACGGATCCTGTTGCCCCCGAAACTGCGGGAGGATTGCCGTATCCAGCGTGAAGTGGTGGTGAATGGAATGATCACCTATTTTGAGATTTGGGACAAAGAAACCTGGGAGGTGGAGAACAAGCCCACTGAGGACAATTTCCAGAATTTTGAGCAGACCTTGTTGGAGTTGGGATTGTTTTGA